One window from the genome of Streptomyces cadmiisoli encodes:
- a CDS encoding VOC family protein, which produces MNLTIHASFLPHDDPEAALAFYRDALGFEVRNDVGYDGMRWITVGPSGQPGTSIVLTPPSADPGVTDDERRVITEMMAKGTYAGIVLATADLDGAFERLQAGDAEVVQEPTDQPYGVRDFAVRDPAGNLIRVQQPR; this is translated from the coding sequence ATGAACCTCACCATCCACGCGAGCTTCCTCCCCCACGACGACCCCGAGGCCGCCCTGGCCTTCTACCGCGACGCCCTCGGCTTCGAGGTCCGCAACGACGTCGGATACGACGGGATGCGCTGGATCACCGTCGGCCCGTCCGGCCAGCCCGGCACATCGATCGTGCTGACCCCGCCCAGTGCCGACCCCGGCGTCACCGACGACGAGCGCCGCGTCATCACCGAGATGATGGCCAAGGGCACCTACGCCGGGATCGTCCTGGCCACCGCCGACCTGGACGGCGCCTTCGAGCGGCTTCAGGCCGGCGACGCCGAGGTCGTCCAGGAGCCGACCGATCAGCCCTACGGTGTGCGCGACTTCGCCGTGCGTGATCCGGCCGGGAACCTGATCCGCGTCCAGCAGCCGCGCTGA
- a CDS encoding helix-turn-helix transcriptional regulator — MTSRTSPARNLRDLARLRRVRDRIDREYTQPLDVEALARGVNMSAGHLSRQFRLAYGESPYAYLMTRRIERAMALLRRGDLSVTEVCFEVGCSSLGTFSTRFTELVGMPPSTYRQQAAQATQGLPSCVAKQVTRPVRNREAPLPGRP; from the coding sequence GTGACCAGCAGAACCTCCCCGGCCCGGAATCTGCGCGACCTGGCGCGGCTGCGCCGCGTGCGCGACCGGATCGACCGCGAGTACACGCAGCCGCTGGACGTCGAGGCGCTCGCCCGCGGGGTGAACATGTCGGCCGGGCACCTCAGCCGCCAGTTCCGGCTCGCCTACGGCGAGTCGCCGTACGCCTACCTCATGACCCGGCGCATCGAGCGGGCCATGGCCCTGCTGCGCCGGGGTGACCTCAGCGTCACCGAGGTCTGCTTCGAGGTCGGCTGCTCGTCGCTGGGCACCTTCAGCACGCGCTTCACCGAACTCGTCGGCATGCCGCCCAGCACCTATCGGCAGCAGGCGGCACAGGCGACGCAGGGCCTGCCGTCCTGTGTGGCGAAGCAGGTCACCAGACCGGTCAGGAATCGAGAAGCGCCGCTGCCGGGCCGCCCCTAG